CATATGTATAGCAAGTTATATTACCACCATTATGCAAGTATGATGTTCGATAATTAGCTTTATCAAGATAATCAACTAATGATTTTTGATCTGCGTCTAATTTACTAATATCAGCCTCATGTCTTTTTCCTTTTGAAAATTTCAATCTTGAATCTTCAAGAATTTTCATTCGATATGTTGACATATGACCTTGCCCAAAAACTAAATATAATACAACTCCAATAATTGGCACTGCTAAAACTATTGTAATCCAAGATAATTTAGAAGTTGTTAGCTTTGTATCATCAGCTTGGATTGCTAAAGCCATAACAATTCCTAAAAGAATTAGTAATGGATATGCGATTGATGTATATGCTGGTACAAACAAAAGGTAGAAAAATAAAACAATTTGAAATATCGCCCAAATAACTAGTAAAACTATTCTTTTCATTAAATCAATCCCTTTCTATAAGATATCAGCAATCGTTTTAATAAATAAAAGTACTAAAACAGCAACAATTATTGGTTTTACAATCTTTTCTCCATTTTTAATCGCAAGTTTTGAACCAATATAATTCGCTATTACATTTGTGATAATACAAGGAATTACCAACCAAATAATTACTTTACCTTTAATTAAAAATAAAGCACCTGCCATAAGATTACTAGCAAGGTTTACAACCTTTGCATTACCATTAGCATCTAAAATGCTTAATCCACACATTGAAAAAGCAATTATTAAAAATGTTCCAGTTCCTGGACCTAACATACCATCATAAAAACCAATTCCTAAACCAATTAAAAGTGTTATTATAAATATCTTTTTTCTTGATTCATCAAGCAATGATTTTTTTGGTTTAATCCCACTAACCATTATTAATGCTGCAACTGGTAAAATAATAGTCATCAACCATCTTAATGTATCCTGATCAGTCATTGAAGCAACATAAGCACCTATTAGTGAACCTACTGCTGCTCCAATTAAACTGAAAATAATAAAATCTTTTTTATAATGACCTTTACTAACATAATTATATGTAGCAACCGAAGTACCAAAAAGAGCTTGAACTTTGTTTGTTCCTAAAATCATATGCATTGGCATACCACTTAACATAAATCCAATCACATTAACAACTCCACCACCGCCTGCAATTGAATCTACAAAACCACCTACAAATATAAATGGTAAAACTATTAACAAGACATTCCAGTCAAACTCCATTTCAATTCCTCATTTCTTTTTTATTTATCTTTTTCCCTCATCATATATTTCACCAATTGCTTTTGGTCCTGATGATTTTCCACTAGTAATAACTAATGCTAACACCGTCAATATATATGGTAACATAAAGAATATTTCCTTAGGTACATTTTTAAATATTTCAAAACTATCTGATGAATATGCAAGTACATTTGAAAAACCGAAAAATAATCCAGCCAATAAAACGCCCCAAGCATTCCACTTACCAAAAATTAAAGTTGCGATTGCAATAAAACCAAATCCATGAATTACAGATGCACTAAATTGTTGGTCAACTGTTAAAGTCATAATTCCACCAGCAAGTCCACCTAAAAACCCAGAGATAATAACACCTATATAACGAGTTTTATATACATTTATTCCCATTGATGCTGCTGCTTGTGGATATTCACCACATGCTCTTAAACGTAATCCAAATTTTGTTTTCCTTACAATAAAAGATGTAATCGCAACAATAATTAGAGCAAGTATAAATGGTGAATAAGTATCTTTTAATAAATCTCCAATGATTGGAATTTTATTAATTATACCTAAATTCATTTTCTTAAATCCTTGATTAAAGATAGGCGTTCTTTGTTGTAAAAATAACACTTGCGTCAAAAATACTGTTAAACCTGTTGCAAGCATATTTAATGCTGTTCCAGAAATAACTTGGTCAGCTTTATATTTAATACTTGCTACTGCTAGTAAAGTTGAAAATAGCATTCCTACTAAAGCACCTAAAATTACACTAATCCAAGGAACTATTGATGTTGCATAAAATGATGTACTTCCTGCATTTACTCCTAAATAGTAACATACAGATGCTGAAACAAATGCACCAACTAGCATTATTCCCTCTAATGCAATGTTAGTTATTCCACTACGCTCTGAAAATAAGCCTCCAATTGCTGCAATTATTATTGGTGTTGCATACATAAATGTTAAAGCAATATTCGAAATAATTGAACTCATTATGCATCACCTCCATTATTAGTTGCTACAATTTTCTTTCGCTTCCTTTTTTCATCTCGCTTCTTTAAATACTTATCGATATATTTATCATACAATAATGGAATTGCACAGAAGAAGATTATTAATGCTGAAATTACAACCGCAATATCTCTTGGAATACCTGATGCTTGCATAAGTGGCTGAGCAACTTGTAAAACCCCAAACAAGCCTCCAGCAAAAAGAATACCAAGTGCATTATTTGCACCAACTAATGCAACAGCAATTCCTGTATAACCATACTCTTCAAATCCATTTAAATATCTTCCACAACCAAAGATTCCTAAAACTAATGTTGCTCCAGCAAATCCTGAAAACAATCCTGAAATCCCCATTGAAAGAACAATTCCTCTATTAACTTTCATTCCTGAATATTCAGCTGCATGTTTATTATTACCAATTGCTTTTAATTGATAACCAAAAGTTGTTTTATTAATAATAAACCAAAATGCGAATAAACTTAATGCAACAATTACTATTGACCAATTTAATCTTGATCCATCAGTAATACTACTTAAAAAATCACTTTTTAATAGAGCACTTTCTTTAATTTGAGGTGTCCTATTATTATAATAACCAGGTATCATTTGGAAAATTAAGTTTGCAATATATAATCCAACATAATTAAGCATTATACAAGTAACAACTTCATGAACATTAAATTTTGCTTTCAAATATCCTGGAATAACACCAAAGGCAAATCCTGCAATTCCAGCTGCTATTATACATACTAAAGAGTGTAGAACTGGTGGTAAATCTAAGTATAATCCACATAATGTAGCTGCTACACTTCCCATCATTATTTGTCCTTCAGCACCAATATTAAACAATCCAGTTTTAAAGGCAAAAGCCACAGAAATACCTGTTAAAATTAATGGAATAGTTGCTACGATAAACTCTCCAAAATATCTTAAACTAAACGCTTCTCTACCTGTAATATCAAATCCAGTAAAGGATTTTAACATTGCACCTAAGATATCTTGTGGCATATATGTTGTAATACCATTTTCTGTTTTAATACCTAAGACCATTGCTAAAATAAGTCCAACTAAAAATCCTAAAACAACTGCAATTATTGCTGCAATAACTTTTTTGTTTTTCATTTATTAGGCCTCCTTATTCTTTGAATATCCAGCCATCATCAAGCCTAATTCATTTTCATCAGTTTTATCAGGGTCAACTTCACCCATAATTTCACCTTGATACATAACTGCAATCTTATCAGAAAGATTCATTATTTCATCTAATTCTAACGAAACTAATAGTACTGCTTTTCCTAAATCTCTTTCTTCAATTATTCTTTTATGTATGTATTCAATTGCTCCAACATCAAGACCTCTTGTTGGTTGAACAACTAATAACAAATCTGGTGATAAATTTATTTCCCTAGCAATAATTACTTTTTGTTGATTACCACCTGACATCTGTCTAACAATTGTTTTTGAGCCCATTGAAGTTCTAATATCAAACTCATCTATTAGTGTATTAGCAATTTTATTTACTTCACTCTCGACAATAATATGATTTTTTTGATATGGTTTTTTATCAAATGAATGAAGCACAACATTTTCTGCTAAAGAAAAATCAAGTACTAATCCATGTTTATGACGATCCTCTGGCACATGTGATAATCCAGCAGCAAAACGTTTTTTTATTGGAATATCAGTTATATCCTTATCATTTAAATAAACTTTACCAGATTTTATTTTTTTCAACCCAGTAATACCATACACTAAATCAGTTTGCCCATTTCCTTCAATACCAGCTAGTCCATAGATTTCACCTTTTCTAACCTCGAAACTAACATCTTTAACAATTTCATATTTTTTATCATGTTCCATCACAACATTTTCAACACGTAATACAACATCTGTTGGGCTGCTTTTTTCTTTTTCAACAACAAAATTAACATCTCTTCCAACCATCATACTAGCCATAGTATTTTGATCTGTTTCATCAACATTTACAGTACCAATCATAGCACCACGACGCAGTACAGTACAACGATCAGCAACCATCTTAATCTCTTTTAATTTATGAGTAATCAAAATTATGGACTTACCCTCATCAATAAGTTTTTTCATAATTTTCATTAGTTCATCAATTTCTTGTGGAGTTAAAACTGCTGTTGGCTCATCAAAAATTAAAATATCATTATCACGATATAACATTTTTAGTATTTCTACTCTTTGTTGCATACCAACACTAATATCTTCAATTTTTGCTTTTGGATCAACATTTAACTGATACTTATCACTAAGTTCCATTACTTTTTGTGTAGCCGTTTCAATGTCAATAACAACACCTTTCATTGGCTCACATCCCAAAATAATATTCTCAACAACAGTAAAATCATCAATCAATTTAAAATGTTGATGCACCATTCCTATTCCTAATTCGTTTGCGACATTTGGATCGCTAATATTTACTTCTTTTCCATTTACGAATATTTGTCCCTCTTCTGGTTTATATAAACCAAATAAAACACTCATTAAAGTTGATTTACCTGCTCCATTTTCACCTAATAAAGCATGAATTTCTTGTTTTTTAACCTGCAAATTAACATTATCTACTGCCTTTATACCAGGAAATTCCTTTGTTATATTAACCATTTCAATAACATGTTCCATTGTTTTCCTCCTAGCTTTGATACCCTTAATTATATCAAGAAAATAATGCTTTATCAATAAAATCAATCTTATCAAAAAAGTTTTTATACATCTGTAAATGCAAAAAACAACATGTTTATAACGATGTTGTTTCTAAACTACTTTCTATTTAAAATAAATTCTTTTAAATTTGTTTGTCTTTTACTACTATGCGTATTTTTTATAGCTAAATTTATACTTTCTAAATCAGAGATAATTGTTAGTCTTTTCTTAGTTCTTGTAATTGCAGTATATAAAATTTTATTATCCATAAATCCACTATTATAGTTTGGTAAAAATAGTATAACTTCATCATATTCATTTCCTTGCGCTTTATGAATTGATATACAATATGCAAGATATAATTCTAAGGCTTGTAATTTATTATACAATATTTTTTTATTATCAAAATCAACAATCATTCCACTGCTTGTTATTTCATCAATTACACCAATATCACCATTATATATTTCATCATCATTTCGATTTTTTAACTGAATTACTCGATCACTTATATTATAATTATTAAAGGTATCACCAAAAATAAGCCTTTGAATATTTTTATTAACATTATCAATACCTAGTCTGCCTTTATAAATAGGTGCCAATATTTGAATTTCATTTTTATTATCTTTTTCAACATATTCTTTTAAAACTTGATTTATTCTTTCATTATTACTTAAATCAATTAATCTAACTTCTT
This DNA window, taken from Bacilli bacterium PM5-9, encodes the following:
- a CDS encoding ABC-type uncharacterized transport system permease subunit (product_source=COG4603; cog=COG4603; ko=KO:K23535; pfam=PF02653; superfamily=51905; transmembrane_helix_parts=Inside_1_6,TMhelix_7_29,Outside_30_65,TMhelix_66_88,Inside_89_94,TMhelix_95_117,Outside_118_120,TMhelix_121_143,Inside_144_155,TMhelix_156_178,Outside_179_204,TMhelix_205_224,Inside_225_253,TMhelix_254_276,Outside_277_290,TMhelix_291_313,Inside_314_332,TMhelix_333_350,Outside_351_379) — translated: MKNKKVIAAIIAVVLGFLVGLILAMVLGIKTENGITTYMPQDILGAMLKSFTGFDITGREAFSLRYFGEFIVATIPLILTGISVAFAFKTGLFNIGAEGQIMMGSVAATLCGLYLDLPPVLHSLVCIIAAGIAGFAFGVIPGYLKAKFNVHEVVTCIMLNYVGLYIANLIFQMIPGYYNNRTPQIKESALLKSDFLSSITDGSRLNWSIVIVALSLFAFWFIINKTTFGYQLKAIGNNKHAAEYSGMKVNRGIVLSMGISGLFSGFAGATLVLGIFGCGRYLNGFEEYGYTGIAVALVGANNALGILFAGGLFGVLQVAQPLMQASGIPRDIAVVISALIIFFCAIPLLYDKYIDKYLKKRDEKRKRKKIVATNNGGDA
- a CDS encoding ABC-type uncharacterized transport system permease subunit (product_source=COG1079; cog=COG1079; ko=KO:K23536; pfam=PF02653; transmembrane_helix_parts=Outside_1_4,TMhelix_5_27,Inside_28_35,TMhelix_36_58,Outside_59_72,TMhelix_73_95,Inside_96_101,TMhelix_102_124,Outside_125_157,TMhelix_158_175,Inside_176_204,TMhelix_205_227,Outside_228_230,TMhelix_231_250,Inside_251_254,TMhelix_255_272,Outside_273_286,TMhelix_287_304,Inside_305_322) codes for the protein MSSIISNIALTFMYATPIIIAAIGGLFSERSGITNIALEGIMLVGAFVSASVCYYLGVNAGSTSFYATSIVPWISVILGALVGMLFSTLLAVASIKYKADQVISGTALNMLATGLTVFLTQVLFLQQRTPIFNQGFKKMNLGIINKIPIIGDLLKDTYSPFILALIIVAITSFIVRKTKFGLRLRACGEYPQAAASMGINVYKTRYIGVIISGFLGGLAGGIMTLTVDQQFSASVIHGFGFIAIATLIFGKWNAWGVLLAGLFFGFSNVLAYSSDSFEIFKNVPKEIFFMLPYILTVLALVITSGKSSGPKAIGEIYDEGKR
- a CDS encoding putative membrane protein YfcA (product_source=COG0730; cog=COG0730; ko=KO:K07090; pfam=PF01925; superfamily=81321; transmembrane_helix_parts=Inside_1_6,TMhelix_7_29,Outside_30_43,TMhelix_44_66,Inside_67_74,TMhelix_75_94,Outside_95_103,TMhelix_104_121,Inside_122_133,TMhelix_134_151,Outside_152_155,TMhelix_156_173,Inside_174_192,TMhelix_193_215,Outside_216_229,TMhelix_230_247,Inside_248_251) — protein: MEFDWNVLLIVLPFIFVGGFVDSIAGGGGVVNVIGFMLSGMPMHMILGTNKVQALFGTSVATYNYVSKGHYKKDFIIFSLIGAAVGSLIGAYVASMTDQDTLRWLMTIILPVAALIMVSGIKPKKSLLDESRKKIFIITLLIGLGIGFYDGMLGPGTGTFLIIAFSMCGLSILDANGNAKVVNLASNLMAGALFLIKGKVIIWLVIPCIITNVIANYIGSKLAIKNGEKIVKPIIVAVLVLLFIKTIADIL
- a CDS encoding ABC-type uncharacterized transport system ATPase subunit (product_source=COG3845; cath_funfam=3.40.50.300; cog=COG3845; ko=KO:K23537; pfam=PF00005; smart=SM00382; superfamily=52540), which gives rise to MEHVIEMVNITKEFPGIKAVDNVNLQVKKQEIHALLGENGAGKSTLMSVLFGLYKPEEGQIFVNGKEVNISDPNVANELGIGMVHQHFKLIDDFTVVENIILGCEPMKGVVIDIETATQKVMELSDKYQLNVDPKAKIEDISVGMQQRVEILKMLYRDNDILIFDEPTAVLTPQEIDELMKIMKKLIDEGKSIILITHKLKEIKMVADRCTVLRRGAMIGTVNVDETDQNTMASMMVGRDVNFVVEKEKSSPTDVVLRVENVVMEHDKKYEIVKDVSFEVRKGEIYGLAGIEGNGQTDLVYGITGLKKIKSGKVYLNDKDITDIPIKKRFAAGLSHVPEDRHKHGLVLDFSLAENVVLHSFDKKPYQKNHIIVESEVNKIANTLIDEFDIRTSMGSKTIVRQMSGGNQQKVIIAREINLSPDLLLVVQPTRGLDVGAIEYIHKRIIEERDLGKAVLLVSLELDEIMNLSDKIAVMYQGEIMGEVDPDKTDENELGLMMAGYSKNKEA